In Bacillus weihaiensis, the genomic stretch ATTGATCTCATCCGTAATGACTATTATATCTAGATATGGTTTCATCCTCTTTTGTTCAATTAATTTTTTTGTTAATGTCTTAGCTAGCGGCGGAAATTGTTGATTTTTATCTTGATAGTCGTTAAATAAGAACATATCCACTACAATGATTTCTTCCGCTTTCTCTATTAGTTGATAAATCTCTTGAAAAATCGATTGTTCATGCTTTGATTTTTTATCTTCTGTCATGTAGGTTAAATCATATATGAACTCTACATTCTCTACATAATAAACGTCACTTTCATATGAAACTCCTTCTGGTAAAGATTTTTTTGTATGAAATAAACTTACACTTGCAATTAAAATAATAATTCCTACTAAAAGTAATACCCGTTTCTTTTTCAAAAGTGATAATAACTTTCTCATATTTCCTCCAAATTAACTAGCCCTCTAAATATTACTGTGTCTAAGACTTTTAACACATTGAAACGAAAGAGAGCGATTTAGTAGAAGCTAAAGTGATGGAATATTGCATCACAAATCTGTAAGAAAAGAACCTTTTTAAAAAGGGATCACCTTTTTAGGTGATCCCCATCTGTTCAATATTTAACTAGCTTTACGAGCATATGTGACAGCATATGACGTTCATCTTCTGAGCCTGCTCGCCACAATTCCTGCAATAGCTTCTCTTCACGATTTCTTGGGTGTTCATGGCTCGCTAAGAAGTCACCAACTTTTTGTGCCGCTAATGCTAATTGCTCTTCTGTCAATCCCATCTTTTTCCCCATCGCTACTTTATTTCCTAGAAACTCTTTGAAAGATTCAAAGTTTGATAGAATTTCGTCTTTCTTCTCCTCACCCATTCCATTCACAGCACGTTCCACTTTGTTTAATTCAGCTGAATTTTGCTCATTATGTTGATCCATTACTAACACTCCTTAAAATAGTTTTTTGATTACATGTATCTTTGCGTTTCTACAGAATTCTTTTCCTCTGTCTCCGTTAATTGGGAGCCTGTCTCTATTAAATCTGCTTGTACATTTTTCAAATCTTCTCTTGCTTCCTCTGCAAGTGTTTTGGCCTCTTGACTAAGATCCTTCGCATCAACGACAACTTCACTTTGAATCTTACCTAATAAATCCTTCGCTTCTTGAATGGTCGTTTTCAAAATGTCTGTTGCGTGTTTTGCTTGGTCAAGGATTTGGTCCTTTACCTCTGTAGGATTTTCTTTCACATTCGTAATAACCGCTACCGAGCTATCCTTCATAGAACTT encodes the following:
- a CDS encoding DUF3243 domain-containing protein, which encodes MDQHNEQNSAELNKVERAVNGMGEEKKDEILSNFESFKEFLGNKVAMGKKMGLTEEQLALAAQKVGDFLASHEHPRNREEKLLQELWRAGSEDERHMLSHMLVKLVKY